A region of Clostridium acetobutylicum ATCC 824 DNA encodes the following proteins:
- a CDS encoding glycine--tRNA ligase, translated as MKDEKTMDKIVSLAKNRGFVFAGSEIYGGLANSWDYGPLGVELKNNVKKLWWKKFVQDNTYNVGLDCAILMNSEVWVASGHLGGFSDPLMDCKECKSRFRADKIVEDYLTEQGAEVASADGWSNEKLENFIKDKHIKCPKCGKENFTSIRKFNLMFKTFQGVTEDASSEIYLRPETAQGIFVNFKNVQRSSRKKVPFGIGQIGKAFRNEITPGNFTFRTREFEQMELEFFCKPGTDLEWFKYWKDYCWSFLLDLGINKENLRFRDHSAEELVFYSKATSDIEYKFPFGWGELWGVADRTDYDLKKHMDHSGEDMNYLDPSTNEKYVPYVIEPSLGADRVALAFLIDAYDEEELEGGDQRIVLHFHPQIAPIKAAVLPLSKKLSEKALDVYSKISSKFNIEYDETGSIGKRYRRQDEIGTPYCITVDFDTLEDEAVTIRDRDSMSQVRVKIEELEKYLEEKIK; from the coding sequence ATGAAAGATGAAAAGACTATGGACAAAATAGTTTCTTTGGCGAAAAATAGAGGATTTGTTTTTGCTGGATCTGAAATATACGGTGGTCTTGCAAATTCATGGGATTATGGTCCTCTAGGTGTGGAACTGAAAAACAATGTAAAAAAATTATGGTGGAAAAAGTTTGTGCAGGATAATACATATAATGTAGGACTTGATTGTGCTATATTAATGAACAGCGAAGTTTGGGTAGCGTCTGGTCATCTTGGAGGCTTTTCAGATCCTCTAATGGACTGTAAAGAATGTAAATCAAGGTTTAGAGCAGATAAAATTGTTGAGGACTATTTAACAGAGCAGGGAGCCGAAGTGGCGAGTGCTGATGGATGGTCAAATGAAAAACTAGAAAACTTCATAAAGGATAAACATATTAAATGTCCTAAATGTGGTAAAGAGAACTTTACTAGTATCAGAAAGTTTAATCTTATGTTTAAAACTTTCCAAGGAGTAACAGAAGATGCTTCATCAGAAATATACTTAAGACCAGAAACAGCACAAGGTATATTTGTTAACTTTAAAAATGTTCAGAGATCATCAAGAAAAAAAGTTCCTTTTGGAATAGGACAGATAGGTAAAGCTTTTAGAAATGAAATAACACCTGGAAACTTTACATTCAGAACTAGAGAATTTGAGCAAATGGAATTAGAGTTTTTCTGTAAACCTGGAACAGATTTAGAGTGGTTTAAATATTGGAAAGATTATTGCTGGAGTTTCTTGTTGGATTTAGGCATTAATAAAGAAAATTTAAGATTTAGGGATCATTCAGCAGAAGAATTAGTATTCTATAGTAAAGCAACTTCAGATATAGAGTATAAATTCCCATTTGGTTGGGGCGAGCTTTGGGGCGTAGCTGATAGAACAGATTATGACCTTAAGAAACATATGGACCATTCAGGAGAGGATATGAATTATTTAGATCCATCAACTAATGAGAAATATGTTCCATATGTAATAGAGCCTTCTTTAGGAGCAGATAGAGTTGCACTTGCATTTTTAATTGATGCCTACGATGAAGAAGAACTTGAAGGTGGAGATCAAAGAATAGTATTACATTTTCATCCACAAATTGCACCTATTAAAGCTGCAGTTCTTCCTTTAAGTAAGAAGTTATCTGAAAAAGCTTTAGATGTATATAGTAAGATTAGTTCTAAATTTAACATTGAATATGATGAAACAGGAAGTATTGGTAAGAGATATAGAAGACAGGATGAAATAGGAACACCTTATTGTATAACTGTTGATTTTGACACTTTAGAAGATGAAGCGGTTACTATAAGAGATAGAGACAGCATGAGTCAGGTAAGAGTTAAAATTGAAGAGTTAGAAAAATACTTAGAAGAAAAAATAAAATAG
- the lysS gene encoding lysine--tRNA ligase, whose translation MSNDEKQLTKEEMKAIKLQAKEEAKMNDLLKERRQKLSDAQERGKDPFDVYKVERTHTSKQIVDNYDELEDKIVTVAGRLMSKRVHGKAGFSDIYDRYGKIQLYLKIDDVGEEKLKEFKTFDIGDFVVITGKVFKTKTGEITLHVTKLELIAKSLKPLPEKFHGLKDPDLKYRQRYVDLIINQDVRETFMKRTAIIKAVREFLDNKDYLEVETPVLSTIASGASARPFSTHHNALDLDMHLRIATELYLKRLIVGGFEKVYEIGKDFRNEGIDVRHNPEFTMIELYEAYADYNDMMEITENMVAYACQKVNGTTKITYEGTEIDLTPPWRRVTMVDIVKEHSGIDFSTVKTDEEAREIAKEKKLELKKELKDCTKGDILNALFEEYGEKKLIQPTFVCDYPVEISPLTKKKRGNPEYTERFEGFIYGREICNAYSELNDPIVQKDRFMQQLKERELGDDEAYQMDDDFINALEIGMPPTGGMGMGMDRLVMFLTDSPSIRDVILFPTMKPTPNRD comes from the coding sequence ATGTCAAATGATGAAAAGCAATTGACAAAGGAAGAAATGAAGGCAATTAAGCTTCAAGCAAAAGAAGAAGCTAAGATGAACGATCTTTTAAAAGAGAGAAGGCAAAAACTTTCCGATGCACAAGAAAGAGGAAAGGATCCTTTTGATGTATATAAAGTTGAAAGAACACACACATCAAAACAAATCGTTGATAATTATGATGAGCTAGAGGATAAAATTGTAACTGTAGCTGGAAGACTTATGTCGAAAAGAGTTCACGGTAAAGCAGGATTTTCCGACATATATGATAGATACGGCAAAATACAACTTTATCTTAAAATTGACGATGTTGGAGAAGAGAAATTAAAAGAATTTAAAACCTTCGATATAGGAGATTTCGTTGTAATAACGGGAAAAGTTTTTAAAACTAAGACAGGGGAAATTACTTTACATGTAACTAAGCTTGAGCTTATTGCAAAATCATTAAAACCTCTTCCTGAAAAGTTTCATGGACTTAAAGATCCAGATTTAAAGTATAGACAAAGATATGTAGATCTAATTATAAATCAAGATGTAAGAGAAACATTCATGAAAAGAACAGCAATTATAAAGGCTGTAAGAGAGTTCTTGGATAATAAGGATTATTTAGAAGTAGAAACACCTGTATTGTCAACTATTGCTAGTGGTGCATCTGCTAGGCCGTTTTCAACACACCATAATGCTCTTGATTTAGATATGCATTTAAGAATAGCTACAGAGCTTTATTTAAAAAGATTAATAGTGGGTGGATTTGAAAAAGTTTACGAAATAGGTAAAGACTTTAGAAATGAAGGAATAGACGTAAGACATAATCCAGAGTTTACAATGATTGAATTATATGAAGCATATGCTGATTATAATGATATGATGGAAATTACGGAGAATATGGTTGCATATGCATGTCAAAAAGTAAATGGAACTACAAAAATAACTTATGAAGGAACGGAAATAGATTTAACACCTCCATGGAGAAGAGTAACTATGGTGGATATAGTTAAAGAACATTCTGGAATAGATTTTTCTACAGTAAAGACTGATGAGGAAGCAAGGGAAATTGCAAAAGAAAAGAAATTAGAGTTAAAGAAGGAATTAAAAGATTGTACAAAGGGAGACATTCTAAACGCTTTATTTGAAGAATATGGTGAAAAGAAGCTAATACAGCCTACTTTTGTATGTGATTATCCTGTAGAAATTTCACCTCTTACAAAGAAAAAGAGAGGAAATCCAGAGTACACCGAAAGATTTGAAGGATTTATATATGGTAGAGAAATATGTAATGCATATTCTGAGCTTAATGATCCTATAGTACAAAAGGATAGATTTATGCAGCAGCTTAAAGAAAGAGAATTGGGTGACGATGAAGCATATCAGATGGATGATGACTTCATAAATGCACTTGAAATAGGTATGCCTCCTACAGGGGGAATGGGAATGGGAATGGATAGATTAGTAATGTTCCTTACAGATTCACCATCTATAAGAGACGTAATATTATTCCCAACAATGAAACCAACACCAAATAGAGATTAG
- the greA gene encoding transcription elongation factor GreA: MSQEKKYVITYKGVKKLEEELEYLKTTKRKEITEKIKVALSFGDLSENSEYDEAKNDQAFVEGRIAQIENMLKNANVIDESELKNDVVSVGSKVMVKDYQFDEEIEFSIVGSAEADPIENKISNESPVGSALIGKKVGDEIEVNVPDGVDKYKILAIK; the protein is encoded by the coding sequence ATGAGTCAGGAAAAAAAATATGTTATTACTTATAAAGGCGTAAAAAAATTAGAGGAAGAATTAGAATATTTAAAAACTACAAAAAGAAAAGAAATAACTGAGAAGATTAAGGTAGCTCTTTCTTTTGGTGATTTAAGTGAGAATTCAGAATATGATGAAGCTAAAAATGATCAGGCATTTGTAGAGGGAAGAATAGCCCAAATAGAAAATATGCTGAAGAATGCTAACGTTATTGATGAGAGTGAGCTCAAAAATGATGTTGTAAGTGTTGGGTCAAAGGTAATGGTTAAAGATTATCAATTTGACGAGGAAATCGAGTTTTCGATTGTAGGTTCTGCAGAAGCTGATCCTATAGAAAACAAAATATCGAATGAATCACCTGTTGGCAGTGCTCTTATCGGTAAAAAGGTAGGAGACGAGATAGAGGTTAATGTGCCTGATGGTGTTGATAAATATAAAATATTAGCTATTAAGTAG
- the dusB gene encoding tRNA dihydrouridine synthase DusB produces MKVGNLSFEGNVFLAPMAGVTDIVFRKICKGMGADLTYTEMVSAKALYYGSENTEELMKISDEEEYAAVQMFGSEPDIMAKACEKFNEDDKICIIDINMGCPAHKIVKNGEGSALMKSPKLAYEIVKAVKKASNKPVTVKFRKGFDEDNINAVEFAKVIEDAGADMITVHGRTRAQMYEGKADWDIIKAVKKSVSIPVIGNGDIVSGEDAVRMLEYTNCDGVMVARAAMGNPWIFREIKAAINSTQIIKPTPVEKLDMCIFHYKEAVKYYGEKKAVREMRKNIAWYIKSLKNCTDIKCLINSEESSDEVIGILEQYRKDFL; encoded by the coding sequence ATGAAGGTAGGTAATCTTAGTTTTGAAGGAAATGTGTTTTTAGCACCGATGGCAGGAGTAACAGATATAGTATTTAGAAAGATATGTAAAGGTATGGGAGCAGATCTTACATATACGGAAATGGTAAGTGCAAAAGCTCTTTACTATGGAAGTGAAAATACAGAAGAACTCATGAAGATATCAGATGAAGAAGAGTATGCTGCAGTTCAAATGTTTGGGAGTGAACCAGATATAATGGCAAAGGCATGTGAAAAATTCAATGAAGATGATAAAATTTGCATTATAGATATAAACATGGGATGCCCTGCTCATAAAATAGTTAAAAATGGTGAAGGATCTGCACTTATGAAAAGCCCTAAGCTAGCATATGAGATTGTAAAAGCAGTTAAAAAAGCTTCCAATAAACCTGTAACCGTAAAGTTTAGAAAAGGTTTCGATGAAGATAATATAAATGCTGTAGAATTTGCTAAGGTAATAGAGGATGCAGGAGCAGACATGATAACAGTCCATGGAAGAACAAGAGCTCAGATGTATGAAGGAAAAGCGGATTGGGATATAATAAAGGCGGTCAAAAAATCAGTTAGTATACCTGTAATAGGAAATGGAGATATAGTATCAGGAGAAGATGCTGTTAGAATGTTAGAATATACTAATTGTGATGGTGTGATGGTTGCTAGAGCTGCAATGGGAAATCCATGGATATTTAGAGAGATAAAAGCTGCGATTAATTCAACGCAAATCATAAAACCTACTCCAGTTGAAAAATTAGATATGTGTATATTTCACTATAAAGAAGCAGTAAAATATTATGGTGAAAAAAAAGCAGTACGTGAAATGCGAAAAAATATAGCATGGTACATAAAATCACTAAAAAATTGTACAGATATAAAATGTTTAATAAATTCAGAGGAAAGCAGTGATGAGGTTATTGGTATTCTTGAGCAGTATAGAAAAGATTTTCTTTAA
- a CDS encoding type III pantothenate kinase: MILVLDVGNTNIVLGIYNDTKLTAEWRLSTDVLRSADEYGIQVMNLFQQDKLDPTLVEGVIISSVVPNIMYSLEHMIRKYFKINPLVVGPGIKTGINIKYDNPKEVGADRIVNAVAAHEIYKRSLIIIDFGTATTFCAVRENGDYLGGAICPGIKVSSEALFEKAAKLPRVELIKPAYAICKNTISSIQSGIVYGYIGQVRYIVERMKEELQEEGEKEPLVVATGGLAKLISEEAKNVDVINPFLTLEGLRIIYEKNRVKVI, translated from the coding sequence GTGATTTTAGTTTTAGATGTTGGCAATACTAATATAGTGTTAGGAATATACAATGATACGAAACTTACAGCTGAATGGAGACTATCAACAGATGTATTAAGATCTGCTGACGAATATGGAATTCAAGTAATGAACTTATTTCAACAAGATAAGCTCGATCCAACATTAGTTGAGGGAGTAATAATATCCTCTGTTGTACCTAATATCATGTATTCTTTAGAACATATGATAAGAAAGTACTTTAAGATAAATCCATTAGTTGTTGGACCTGGAATAAAAACAGGAATTAATATTAAATACGATAATCCTAAAGAAGTTGGAGCCGACAGAATTGTAAATGCTGTAGCAGCACATGAAATTTATAAAAGATCTCTTATAATAATAGATTTTGGAACAGCAACTACATTTTGTGCAGTAAGAGAAAATGGAGATTATCTTGGTGGAGCAATATGCCCTGGAATTAAAGTTTCATCAGAGGCTCTTTTTGAAAAGGCAGCTAAGCTTCCAAGAGTAGAGCTCATAAAACCAGCGTATGCTATTTGTAAAAATACTATTTCAAGTATACAATCTGGAATTGTTTATGGATACATAGGTCAGGTAAGATACATAGTTGAAAGAATGAAGGAAGAACTGCAGGAGGAAGGAGAAAAAGAACCTCTTGTAGTTGCGACAGGTGGTCTTGCAAAACTTATAAGTGAAGAGGCTAAAAATGTTGATGTAATAAATCCTTTTTTAACTTTGGAAGGGCTCAGAATAATATATGAAAAAAATAGAGTTAAGGTGATCTAA
- a CDS encoding formate--tetrahydrofolate ligase: protein MKTDIEIAQEAKMEPIVKIAEKIGLNEDDIDLYGKYKCKISLDVLKQNKNKQDGKLVLVTAINPTPAGEGKSTVTVGLGEALCKMNKNTVIALREPSLGPVFGIKGGAAGGGYAQVVPMEDINLHFTGDMHAITSANNLLCAAIDNHIHQGNSLKIDQRRIVFKRVMDMNDRALRSIVVGLGGKVNGFPREDGFMITVASEIMAILCLANDLMDLKERMGKILIAYDLDGNPVYCRDLKVEGAMAMLMKDAMKPNLVQTLENTPAIIHGGPFANIAHGCNSILATKMALKLGDYVITEAGFGADLGAEKFLDIKCRYGNLNPDCVVLVATIRALKHHGGALKEDLSKPNAKVLEKGLSNLGKQIENIKKYGVPVVVAINKFITDSEEEIKCIEEYCSKQGVKVSLTEVWEKGGEGGTDLANKVLDTLENEKSNFKYLYDEKLSIKEKMDIIAKEIYGADGVQYTPQANKQIKEIEKFNLDKLPICVAKTQYSLSDNPALLGRPTNFTINVKEVRVSNGAGFVVVQTGNIMTMPGLPKTPAANKMDIFEDGSIVGLF, encoded by the coding sequence ATGAAAACTGATATTGAAATAGCTCAAGAAGCTAAAATGGAACCTATAGTAAAAATAGCAGAGAAGATTGGTTTAAATGAAGACGATATTGATTTATATGGTAAATATAAGTGTAAAATATCGCTAGATGTATTGAAACAAAACAAGAACAAACAAGATGGTAAATTGGTGTTGGTTACTGCTATAAATCCTACACCAGCTGGTGAGGGAAAATCTACAGTTACAGTGGGACTTGGGGAAGCCCTATGCAAAATGAACAAGAATACAGTGATTGCACTTAGAGAACCTTCTCTTGGACCTGTTTTTGGTATTAAAGGAGGAGCTGCTGGAGGCGGTTACGCTCAAGTAGTACCAATGGAAGATATAAATCTTCATTTTACTGGAGATATGCATGCTATAACTTCAGCAAACAATTTACTCTGCGCAGCTATAGATAACCATATTCACCAAGGAAATAGTTTGAAAATAGACCAAAGAAGAATAGTATTTAAAAGAGTTATGGATATGAATGATAGAGCTCTTAGAAGTATAGTAGTTGGTCTTGGAGGAAAAGTAAATGGTTTTCCAAGAGAAGACGGTTTTATGATAACAGTTGCTTCTGAAATAATGGCTATACTTTGTTTGGCAAATGATCTTATGGATTTAAAAGAGAGAATGGGAAAGATACTAATAGCCTATGATTTGGATGGGAATCCAGTATATTGTAGGGATCTCAAAGTTGAAGGTGCTATGGCTATGCTTATGAAAGACGCAATGAAGCCTAATTTGGTTCAAACGCTTGAGAATACTCCAGCTATAATTCATGGTGGACCTTTTGCAAATATAGCCCATGGATGCAACAGTATCTTAGCTACAAAGATGGCGTTGAAGCTTGGAGATTATGTTATTACAGAGGCAGGTTTCGGTGCAGATTTAGGAGCTGAAAAATTCTTAGATATAAAATGTAGGTACGGAAACTTAAACCCTGATTGCGTTGTATTAGTTGCAACAATTAGAGCACTTAAACATCACGGTGGTGCACTAAAGGAGGATTTAAGTAAACCAAATGCAAAGGTTCTTGAAAAAGGACTATCAAATTTAGGTAAACAAATAGAGAATATAAAGAAATACGGTGTGCCTGTTGTTGTTGCAATAAATAAATTTATAACAGACAGTGAAGAAGAAATAAAATGCATCGAAGAATACTGTAGTAAACAGGGAGTAAAGGTATCGCTTACAGAAGTTTGGGAAAAAGGCGGAGAAGGTGGAACAGATCTTGCAAATAAGGTTTTAGACACTTTAGAAAATGAAAAGAGCAATTTTAAGTATCTATATGATGAAAAGCTAAGTATAAAAGAAAAAATGGATATAATAGCTAAAGAAATATATGGAGCAGATGGAGTTCAGTATACTCCTCAAGCAAACAAACAGATAAAAGAAATTGAGAAATTTAATTTGGATAAACTCCCTATATGTGTTGCGAAAACACAGTATTCTTTATCTGATAATCCAGCTCTTTTAGGAAGACCAACTAACTTTACTATAAATGTTAAGGAAGTAAGAGTATCTAATGGAGCAGGTTTTGTGGTAGTTCAAACCGGAAATATCATGACTATGCCAGGACTTCCAAAGACTCCAGCTGCAAATAAAATGGATATATTTGAAGATGGCTCTATAGTAGGTTTATTTTAA
- the ftsH gene encoding ATP-dependent zinc metalloprotease FtsH gives MKKISSATVWIVVFLVVIFTILMLVQGGKATNTVSFDQFQKQYMGNNIKSFEMKDDKMTVDGKYKDGSSFETIVPLERLNQFLADHPTNGEIGESYAAPANIPVWISWMPTIIMILAMVVILVLFMQQTQGGTGKGVMGFGKSRAKMSSPDDLKQKVTFKDVAGADEEKGELEEIVDFLKQPKRYIEMGARIPKGVLLVGPPGTGKTLLAKAVSGEAGVPFFSISGSDFVEMFVGVGASRVRDLFEQAKKNSPCIIFIDEIDAVGRQRGAGLGGGHDEREQTLNQLLVEMDGFGVNEGIIILAATNRPDILDHALLRPGRFDRQILVGAPDVKGREEILKVHSKNKNLDDSIRLDVLAKRTPGFTGADLENLMNEAALLAVRNKKPIIGMEELEEATTRVIAGPEKKSRVISEEDRKITAYHEAGHAVLMELLPYSDPVHQISIVPRGMAGGYTMHLPEKDSSYMSKNKLKDEMVGLLGGRIAEKLVIGDISTGAKNDIDRATSIARKMVMEYGMSDKLGTITFGKDQDEVFLGRDLGTSRNFSEEIAAKIDNEVKELIDEAYTKAENLLKDNMSKLDAVAKALLEKEKLEADEFKEIFENA, from the coding sequence TTGAAAAAAATTTCTAGTGCTACGGTCTGGATTGTAGTGTTTTTAGTGGTCATTTTTACTATTTTGATGCTAGTGCAAGGTGGTAAGGCTACTAATACTGTAAGCTTTGATCAATTTCAAAAGCAGTATATGGGAAATAATATAAAAAGTTTTGAAATGAAAGACGATAAGATGACAGTTGATGGTAAATATAAAGATGGTTCATCTTTTGAAACTATCGTGCCTTTAGAAAGACTCAATCAATTTCTTGCGGATCATCCTACTAATGGTGAAATAGGTGAATCATATGCCGCACCAGCCAATATACCTGTTTGGATAAGTTGGATGCCAACTATAATAATGATTTTGGCTATGGTTGTAATATTAGTGCTTTTCATGCAGCAAACACAAGGTGGTACAGGTAAAGGCGTAATGGGCTTTGGAAAAAGTAGAGCAAAAATGTCATCACCTGATGATTTAAAGCAAAAAGTCACCTTTAAAGATGTTGCGGGGGCTGATGAGGAAAAAGGAGAATTGGAAGAAATAGTTGATTTTCTAAAACAGCCTAAGAGGTATATTGAAATGGGAGCTAGGATACCTAAGGGAGTTCTTCTTGTTGGTCCTCCTGGAACTGGTAAGACACTTTTAGCAAAAGCAGTTTCAGGTGAAGCAGGTGTGCCATTTTTCAGTATATCAGGTTCAGACTTTGTTGAAATGTTTGTTGGTGTAGGAGCTTCTAGAGTAAGAGACCTATTTGAGCAGGCAAAAAAGAATTCTCCATGCATAATTTTTATAGATGAAATAGATGCAGTTGGAAGACAAAGAGGAGCAGGACTAGGTGGAGGACATGATGAAAGAGAACAAACTCTTAATCAGCTTCTTGTTGAAATGGATGGTTTTGGAGTAAATGAAGGTATAATAATACTTGCAGCTACCAATAGACCTGACATATTAGATCATGCACTCTTGAGACCAGGTAGATTTGATAGACAGATTCTTGTTGGTGCTCCAGATGTTAAAGGAAGAGAAGAAATTCTTAAAGTTCATTCTAAAAATAAGAATTTAGATGATTCAATACGTTTAGATGTTTTAGCTAAGAGAACACCTGGATTTACAGGTGCAGATCTTGAGAATTTAATGAATGAAGCAGCACTTTTGGCTGTAAGAAATAAAAAGCCTATAATTGGAATGGAAGAACTTGAAGAAGCAACTACAAGAGTTATTGCAGGACCAGAAAAGAAGAGCAGGGTAATAAGTGAAGAGGATAGAAAGATCACAGCTTATCATGAGGCAGGTCACGCTGTATTGATGGAACTTTTACCTTACTCTGACCCAGTTCATCAAATAAGCATAGTTCCTAGAGGTATGGCAGGTGGATATACAATGCATCTTCCTGAAAAGGATAGTTCATACATGTCTAAGAATAAACTTAAAGATGAAATGGTTGGGCTTCTTGGTGGAAGAATAGCTGAGAAGTTAGTAATAGGAGATATTAGTACTGGTGCTAAAAATGATATAGATAGAGCTACTAGTATAGCTAGAAAAATGGTTATGGAATACGGAATGAGCGACAAACTTGGAACTATAACCTTTGGAAAGGATCAAGACGAAGTATTCCTTGGAAGGGATCTTGGAACTAGTAGAAACTTTAGTGAAGAGATTGCAGCTAAGATAGACAATGAAGTTAAGGAATTAATAGATGAAGCATATACTAAAGCTGAGAATCTATTGAAAGATAATATGTCAAAACTTGATGCAGTAGCTAAGGCTTTACTTGAAAAAGAAAAGTTAGAAGCTGATGAGTTTAAAGAAATATTTGAAAATGCTTAA
- the hpt gene encoding hypoxanthine phosphoribosyltransferase has translation MREDIKEVLLDEEKINEKVKELGKKISEDYKGKDLILIGILKGSVVFMGNLVKYIDIPCAIDFMSVSSYGNGTSTSGIVKVLKDLDSDVEGKDILIVEDIIDSGVTLKYLMGHISGKKPNSIEIITLLNKPERRRVEINVKYTGFIVPDYFLVGYGLDYAEKYRNLPYIGILKDEIYE, from the coding sequence ATGAGAGAAGACATTAAAGAAGTATTGCTTGACGAAGAGAAAATAAACGAAAAAGTTAAGGAACTTGGCAAAAAGATAAGTGAGGATTACAAAGGAAAGGATCTTATACTTATTGGTATTTTGAAAGGTTCTGTTGTTTTTATGGGTAACCTTGTAAAATACATTGACATTCCTTGTGCTATAGATTTCATGTCAGTTTCAAGTTATGGTAATGGCACATCAACATCTGGAATTGTAAAGGTACTTAAAGATTTAGATTCAGATGTTGAGGGAAAAGATATCTTGATAGTTGAAGACATAATAGACTCAGGAGTAACACTAAAATATCTTATGGGACATATATCAGGGAAGAAACCAAACAGCATAGAAATAATTACATTACTTAATAAACCAGAAAGAAGAAGAGTTGAAATAAATGTAAAATACACAGGATTCATAGTGCCAGATTATTTCCTAGTTGGATATGGACTTGACTATGCAGAAAAATACAGAAATCTCCCATATATTGGGATACTAAAAGATGAAATATATGAATAA
- the tilS gene encoding tRNA lysidine(34) synthetase TilS: protein MINDVINTIEKNSMIKQNDRIVVAVSGGPDSICLLHILFKLKDKFNTSICAAHVNHCIRGEAADKDEEYVKKFCEKLDIQFYVKRVDVNKIAHEKKISSEMAGREIRYAFFEEVKERFKANKIAIAHNANDQAETIMMRIIRGTGTEGIKGIRPVRDGYYIRPLIEIRRSSIEKYCEDEKLMPRIDATNLERDYNRNKIRLDLIPYIVKNFNEDIVGALNRLGELVTIDNDYLEKLAKSKYKLYCNECEKQVIISKEAFSNDTAILSRIIRRAVFYLVNSKYNLEKKHIDSIIGCQKNTTGKQINLPNNMRAYNNYGDICLRIKEDESCIGKKEYNLHMDKLNSVHEENLIIGIRLIHNSKDIRLEGNKNVKYFDADKAGKYITLRYRSEGDKFMPFGMKNNKKLKDIFINLKIPREERNKIPLICFGGEIAWITGFKISEKFKIDNNTKKILEIKIEREE, encoded by the coding sequence TTGATAAATGATGTTATCAATACCATAGAAAAAAATTCTATGATTAAACAAAACGATAGAATTGTTGTAGCAGTTTCAGGAGGCCCAGATTCAATTTGTCTCCTTCATATACTATTTAAGCTTAAGGATAAATTTAATACATCCATTTGCGCTGCACACGTTAATCACTGTATTAGGGGTGAAGCTGCAGATAAAGATGAAGAGTATGTGAAAAAATTTTGTGAGAAACTAGATATACAATTTTATGTGAAAAGAGTAGACGTAAATAAAATAGCACATGAAAAAAAGATATCCTCGGAAATGGCAGGACGAGAGATTCGGTATGCATTTTTTGAGGAGGTTAAAGAAAGGTTTAAGGCAAATAAAATAGCTATTGCACACAATGCAAACGACCAAGCTGAAACTATAATGATGAGAATAATAAGAGGAACAGGAACAGAAGGAATTAAGGGAATAAGGCCTGTTAGAGATGGATACTATATACGACCACTTATTGAAATTAGAAGATCTTCCATAGAAAAGTATTGTGAAGATGAAAAGCTTATGCCTAGGATAGATGCTACTAATCTCGAGAGGGATTATAATAGAAATAAAATCCGCTTAGATTTAATACCATATATAGTGAAGAATTTTAATGAGGATATAGTGGGTGCTTTAAACAGATTAGGAGAGCTTGTTACCATTGACAATGATTATTTAGAAAAACTTGCAAAATCAAAGTATAAGTTGTATTGTAATGAATGTGAAAAACAGGTTATAATAAGTAAAGAGGCATTTTCGAATGATACGGCAATACTATCAAGAATTATAAGAAGAGCTGTATTTTATTTAGTCAATAGTAAGTATAATCTTGAGAAGAAACACATTGACAGTATTATAGGATGCCAGAAAAATACTACAGGAAAGCAAATAAATCTACCCAATAATATGAGGGCATATAATAACTATGGTGATATTTGCCTTAGGATAAAAGAAGATGAAAGCTGCATAGGTAAAAAAGAGTATAATCTTCATATGGATAAACTTAATTCTGTACACGAGGAAAATTTAATTATAGGAATAAGGTTAATACATAATTCAAAAGATATAAGACTAGAGGGAAACAAAAATGTAAAATATTTTGATGCAGATAAAGCGGGAAAATATATAACTTTAAGGTACAGATCTGAAGGAGATAAGTTTATGCCTTTTGGTATGAAAAATAATAAAAAACTAAAGGATATATTTATAAATTTAAAAATACCTAGAGAAGAAAGAAATAAGATTCCTCTCATATGTTTTGGTGGTGAAATAGCTTGGATAACAGGGTTTAAAATAAGTGAAAAATTTAAAATAGATAACAACACTAAAAAAATATTAGAAATAAAAATTGAAAGAGAGGAATAA